A DNA window from Desulfofalx alkaliphila DSM 12257 contains the following coding sequences:
- the trmL gene encoding tRNA (uridine(34)/cytosine(34)/5-carboxymethylaminomethyluridine(34)-2'-O)-methyltransferase TrmL, whose amino-acid sequence MHIVLVEPEIPANAGNISRTCSVTGTGLHLVRPLGFSTDDKHLKRAGLDYWHTLDLHYYDNFAQVQQKYPQGRFWYVTTKGSRSYSEIKYQPGDFLVFGKETAGLPKELLAANKDKCIRIPMIAGMRSLNLSNSVAIVLYEALRQQGFKNMG is encoded by the coding sequence ATGCACATTGTTTTAGTGGAACCGGAGATACCGGCAAATGCCGGCAACATATCCCGCACCTGTTCAGTGACCGGGACCGGCTTACACCTTGTCAGACCCCTTGGTTTTTCCACCGACGACAAGCATTTAAAAAGGGCCGGTTTAGACTATTGGCATACACTGGACTTACACTATTACGACAATTTTGCCCAAGTGCAGCAAAAATATCCCCAGGGCAGGTTTTGGTACGTTACCACCAAGGGCAGCCGCTCTTACAGTGAAATAAAATATCAACCGGGGGATTTTTTAGTTTTCGGCAAAGAAACTGCCGGATTACCCAAGGAACTGCTGGCAGCCAATAAAGACAAATGTATACGCATTCCTATGATTGCCGGTATGCGTTCATTGAATTTATCCAATTCTGTGGCAATTGTACTGTATGAAGCACTGCGCCAGCAGGGCTTTAAGAACATGGGCTAG
- the gcvPB gene encoding aminomethyl-transferring glycine dehydrogenase subunit GcvPB translates to MTEPLIFEKSRPGRQGIAMPDSDVPHQPVEQLLPANMLRRQAPGLPQVSELDTVRHYTRLSRKNFGVDVGFYPLGSCTMKYNPKICEDAANLPGFTQLHPYQPVETVQGALELLYHTQNYLAEVTGMDAISLQPAAGAHGELTGLLIIKAYLEHKGEKRNKVIVPDSAHGTNPATATLAGFKVVTVKSDRRGNVDVDELRSLVDEQTAALMLTNPNTLGLFEENILEISEIVHKAGALLYYDGANMNAIMGITRPGDMGFDVVHLNLHKTFATPHGGGGPGSGPVGVSAQLEPFLPKPVVVKEDNGYRLDYNRPLSIGRVRSFYCSFAVIVKAYTYMLSQGGRGLKSVSEHAVLNANYLMHRLAPHLNMPFERHCMHEFVCQPKKGLKEKGVRTLDLAKRMVDYGYHPPTVYFPLIIDEVMMMEPTETESKETLDDFADSVIKILQEAEEEPELVKTAPHNTGIGRLDEVRAARRPVLRYKANDSK, encoded by the coding sequence ATGACCGAACCACTGATTTTTGAAAAATCGCGGCCGGGCCGTCAGGGCATAGCTATGCCTGACAGTGATGTACCCCATCAGCCGGTGGAGCAGCTGCTGCCTGCCAATATGCTGCGCCGGCAGGCACCCGGTCTGCCTCAAGTTAGCGAACTTGATACAGTGCGCCATTACACCAGGCTATCCCGCAAGAACTTTGGTGTGGATGTGGGTTTTTACCCCCTGGGTTCCTGCACCATGAAATACAATCCGAAAATTTGTGAAGATGCCGCCAACCTGCCGGGTTTTACCCAGCTGCACCCCTATCAGCCCGTGGAAACGGTGCAGGGGGCACTGGAACTGCTCTACCATACCCAGAATTACCTGGCGGAAGTAACCGGCATGGATGCCATATCACTGCAGCCTGCCGCCGGTGCCCACGGTGAGCTTACCGGCCTCTTGATAATTAAGGCCTATTTAGAGCATAAAGGTGAAAAGCGAAATAAAGTAATTGTGCCCGACTCAGCCCATGGCACAAACCCTGCCACCGCTACACTGGCCGGCTTTAAGGTGGTAACGGTGAAGTCTGACAGGCGGGGTAATGTGGATGTCGATGAATTGCGCAGTCTGGTGGATGAGCAAACCGCTGCCCTTATGCTTACTAACCCCAATACGCTGGGTTTATTTGAAGAAAATATTCTTGAAATTTCAGAAATAGTGCACAAGGCAGGGGCCTTGCTGTACTACGACGGGGCCAATATGAATGCCATTATGGGTATCACCCGCCCCGGCGATATGGGGTTTGATGTGGTGCACCTAAACCTGCACAAAACCTTTGCCACTCCCCATGGGGGCGGTGGCCCGGGCAGTGGCCCGGTGGGGGTTTCTGCGCAATTAGAACCCTTTTTACCTAAACCTGTGGTCGTTAAAGAAGACAATGGCTACCGGCTGGATTACAACCGGCCCTTATCCATTGGCAGGGTGCGCAGTTTTTACTGCAGTTTTGCTGTTATAGTAAAGGCCTACACCTACATGCTTTCCCAGGGAGGCAGGGGCTTAAAATCGGTCAGCGAGCATGCCGTGCTCAATGCCAACTACCTCATGCACCGCCTGGCGCCCCATCTAAATATGCCCTTTGAACGCCACTGTATGCATGAGTTTGTTTGCCAACCGAAGAAGGGGCTTAAGGAGAAGGGAGTGCGCACCCTGGATTTAGCCAAACGAATGGTGGACTATGGATACCATCCACCCACCGTTTATTTTCCGCTGATTATTGATGAAGTGATGATGATGGAACCCACTGAGACGGAGAGTAAAGAAACACTGGATGATTTTGCAGACAGTGTTATTAAAATACTGCAAGAGGCGGAAGAAGAGCCGGAACTGGTCAAGACGGCACCCCACAATACCGGTATAGGCCGTTTGGACGAAGTTAGGGCTGCCCGGCGTCCGGTGCTGAGATATAAGGCCAATGACAGCAAATAA
- a CDS encoding cation diffusion facilitator family transporter — protein MDSKAKVARLAMISNSFLLVGKLTAGIMMGSISVISDAMHSGLDVVASFIAFLSVRQSAKPADDLHRYGHGKYENLAAIVEALLIVCAALAILWHAIPRLIYGQGDVDALGLGMAVMMVSAAVNWYISSRLFKVAKETDSPALEADGWHLRTDVYSSVAVFIGIVLIKITGWHIIDPIVAICVTVLILRVAFGLLRDSLGSMLDTSLPAEDEEVIHKLLKGHERQYVSYHKLRTRKAGSHRHVDLHLVVPRCRTIQEAHQLCDAIESEIEKELPLSTVLIHSEPCRPPENCEGCKAKCQGKKNEETSCGE, from the coding sequence TTGGATTCTAAAGCGAAGGTTGCCCGCCTGGCAATGATATCAAACAGTTTTTTGCTTGTGGGTAAACTGACGGCGGGTATAATGATGGGATCAATCAGTGTCATTTCTGATGCTATGCACTCAGGGTTAGATGTGGTGGCATCCTTCATAGCCTTTTTGTCAGTGCGTCAATCGGCTAAACCGGCAGACGATTTACACCGATACGGCCATGGAAAGTATGAAAATCTTGCCGCCATAGTAGAGGCACTTTTGATTGTTTGTGCGGCACTGGCCATACTTTGGCATGCTATTCCCAGACTGATTTACGGTCAAGGGGATGTGGATGCTTTAGGGCTGGGCATGGCTGTGATGATGGTGTCCGCTGCTGTTAACTGGTATATTTCATCCCGTTTATTTAAGGTGGCCAAGGAGACAGACTCCCCTGCCTTAGAGGCAGATGGCTGGCACCTGCGCACCGACGTCTATAGCTCGGTGGCAGTATTTATTGGTATTGTGTTAATTAAAATCACCGGTTGGCATATCATTGACCCCATTGTTGCCATATGTGTAACGGTATTGATATTAAGGGTGGCTTTTGGATTATTGCGGGATTCCCTGGGCAGCATGCTGGATACCAGTCTGCCGGCAGAAGATGAGGAAGTCATTCATAAATTGTTAAAAGGTCATGAAAGGCAATATGTCAGCTACCACAAGCTGCGCACCAGAAAGGCCGGTTCCCACCGCCATGTGGATTTACATCTGGTGGTGCCCCGGTGCAGAACAATACAGGAGGCGCACCAACTGTGCGATGCAATTGAAAGTGAAATAGAAAAGGAGCTGCCTCTCAGTACCGTTTTGATTCATAGTGAACCATGCCGCCCGCCGGAGAATTGTGAAGGGTGTAAGGCAAAATGTCAGGGCAAAAAAAATGAGGAGACTTCCTGTGGGGAGTAA
- a CDS encoding HTH domain-containing protein, whose product MSKAERLSTVRHNRSKNIELMLQYLRKKTPSGGATLDELAKLCKVSTRNIYRYINDIEELGFELVRPVQQKPGTPGKGRYRLRRKTLPQSETITDLMMLISYNTKMQMLYREFLNILYEIFVRHLAAKYRLSLPADWRFDSFSLGSGSKSNTERYSYNIKNKTISYYM is encoded by the coding sequence ATGTCTAAAGCAGAAAGGCTAAGCACTGTTAGACACAACCGCAGCAAAAACATAGAACTAATGTTACAATATTTAAGAAAAAAAACTCCTTCCGGAGGAGCCACACTGGATGAGCTCGCTAAATTATGTAAGGTGAGCACAAGGAACATCTATCGTTATATTAATGACATCGAAGAATTGGGCTTTGAATTGGTGCGTCCGGTGCAGCAAAAACCGGGCACCCCGGGTAAAGGAAGGTATCGCTTGCGCAGAAAGACACTGCCCCAATCAGAGACAATTACTGACCTAATGATGTTAATTAGCTATAATACTAAAATGCAAATGCTTTATCGGGAATTTCTTAATATATTGTATGAAATTTTTGTAAGACATTTAGCCGCCAAGTACCGTTTAAGCTTGCCTGCCGATTGGAGGTTTGACAGCTTCTCCCTTGGTAGCGGATCTAAAAGCAATACAGAAAGATATAGCTATAACATCAAGAACAAAACAATATCCTACTATATGTAA
- a CDS encoding sulfite exporter TauE/SafE family protein has product MINNLAEHFSFLYLKVSSALPNVTNSIFSASSNPDTAWWVWPVLLFFTTFILGIIAVLAGVGGGVLFVPIVGTFFPFHLDFVRGAGLIVALAGALAAGPSLLIKGLANLRLALPVALIASSFSIIGAFIGLALPQDILQVAMGVTICAIAALFIFSKDSDIPNVPGPDKIARRLNISGTYVEESTGKQIKWTVWRTAQGYLAFILIGLIAGMFGLGAGWANVPVLNLLMGAPLKLAVGSSKFLLSITDTSAAWIYLNKGAVLPIITIPSVIGIMLGSLVGVRLLSKSKPKAVRYLVIFMLLFAGINSMIKGLGII; this is encoded by the coding sequence ATGATAAACAATCTAGCAGAACATTTTAGCTTCCTATACTTAAAAGTCTCTTCTGCTTTACCAAATGTAACTAACTCAATTTTTTCAGCATCATCCAATCCCGATACTGCCTGGTGGGTATGGCCTGTACTCTTGTTTTTTACTACATTTATTTTGGGTATCATAGCGGTACTGGCAGGTGTTGGCGGAGGAGTATTGTTTGTACCTATTGTTGGCACCTTCTTCCCCTTTCACCTGGACTTTGTTAGGGGGGCAGGTTTGATTGTGGCCTTGGCAGGGGCACTGGCCGCAGGGCCCAGCTTGCTTATTAAGGGTTTGGCCAACCTGCGATTGGCCTTGCCCGTTGCATTGATTGCATCCAGTTTTAGCATAATTGGAGCCTTTATAGGCTTAGCCTTACCCCAAGATATTTTACAGGTGGCAATGGGAGTTACCATATGCGCCATAGCCGCACTGTTTATCTTTTCCAAAGACAGCGATATTCCAAATGTACCCGGCCCCGACAAAATAGCCCGCCGGTTAAACATATCCGGTACTTATGTGGAAGAATCCACCGGTAAACAAATCAAATGGACCGTTTGGCGCACCGCCCAGGGCTACTTAGCCTTTATTCTGATTGGCCTAATAGCCGGAATGTTTGGTTTAGGTGCAGGCTGGGCCAACGTACCGGTGCTAAACCTCTTAATGGGTGCCCCGTTAAAGTTAGCAGTGGGCTCCAGTAAGTTTCTTCTTTCCATTACTGATACTTCCGCCGCTTGGATTTACTTAAATAAAGGTGCTGTTTTGCCCATTATTACCATTCCTTCGGTTATCGGTATTATGTTAGGTTCACTTGTGGGTGTAAGGTTATTGTCTAAATCTAAGCCTAAGGCAGTTAGATACCTGGTAATCTTCATGCTCTTGTTCGCCGGTATCAACTCAATGATAAAGGGTTTGGGAATAATTTAA
- a CDS encoding sigma-54-dependent transcriptional regulator, whose product MIPKILIIDDEEQMCKALKDAMEEEGYRVITATNGVDGIKLLKDKGPSLVLLDLVMPQMDGIEVLKVIKEIHPHIPVIISTDYGTNETAMSAMKLGAFDYITKPFDKEELRMVVKNALDLSQLVSQVSFLKSELSKQYGAIIGESHAIKEVIMLIERVAATNATVLITGETGTGKAVTALAIHQASNRKDRPFVALNCAALSKQLLASELFGHEKGAFTGAVALKYGRFEMAHKGTIFLEEVADMPLELQEKLLRVIKDKSFERVGGNHSLNVDVRVIAATRKDIGKAVEMGEFREDLYNRLNVINIHLPPLRERKEDIPLLASNFLSKHAIGTYPVKGISDEAMELLINYHWPGNVQELQNVIERAVIICPKEEITPEHLPKELQRNTDAQSETIIDLPEGGISLHQVEKELILKALEKSAGNQTKAAQLLGITRSALIYRTQKYNIKLN is encoded by the coding sequence ATGATCCCTAAGATACTGATTATTGATGATGAAGAACAAATGTGCAAGGCTTTAAAGGATGCCATGGAAGAGGAAGGCTATCGGGTTATTACAGCCACCAATGGGGTGGACGGCATAAAACTGTTAAAGGATAAAGGCCCGTCGCTTGTGTTGCTGGACTTGGTAATGCCGCAAATGGACGGCATTGAAGTATTAAAGGTTATTAAAGAAATCCATCCCCATATACCGGTCATAATCAGCACAGATTATGGCACCAATGAAACTGCCATGTCGGCCATGAAACTGGGGGCCTTTGACTATATTACAAAACCCTTTGATAAAGAAGAATTGAGGATGGTTGTAAAAAATGCCCTTGATTTGAGCCAATTGGTATCGCAGGTTTCTTTCTTAAAATCTGAGTTAAGTAAACAATATGGAGCTATTATTGGGGAGAGCCATGCAATAAAAGAAGTAATAATGCTCATTGAGCGGGTTGCAGCAACCAACGCCACTGTATTGATTACAGGGGAAACCGGTACCGGCAAGGCAGTAACGGCTTTGGCAATTCATCAGGCCAGCAACAGAAAGGATCGGCCATTTGTGGCCTTAAACTGTGCTGCCCTGTCCAAACAATTATTGGCAAGTGAGTTATTTGGCCACGAAAAAGGGGCCTTTACCGGTGCGGTGGCATTAAAGTATGGCCGCTTCGAAATGGCCCATAAGGGAACTATTTTCCTTGAGGAAGTTGCCGATATGCCCCTTGAACTGCAGGAAAAACTATTAAGGGTAATTAAGGATAAGTCCTTTGAACGGGTGGGGGGAAATCACTCCTTGAATGTGGACGTGAGGGTAATAGCCGCTACCCGTAAAGATATTGGCAAAGCAGTGGAAATGGGGGAGTTTAGAGAGGATTTGTACAATCGGCTCAATGTGATAAACATTCACCTGCCGCCGCTGCGTGAACGCAAGGAAGATATTCCGCTTTTGGCCAGTAATTTTTTATCCAAGCATGCCATAGGAACATACCCGGTAAAAGGTATTTCTGACGAGGCTATGGAATTATTAATAAATTATCATTGGCCCGGTAATGTTCAAGAGCTGCAGAATGTCATTGAAAGGGCGGTAATCATTTGTCCGAAGGAAGAAATTACTCCGGAGCATTTACCCAAAGAGCTGCAGCGCAACACCGATGCCCAGTCTGAGACAATAATAGATCTTCCTGAAGGTGGCATTTCGCTGCACCAGGTGGAAAAGGAACTGATTTTAAAAGCCTTAGAAAAAAGTGCCGGCAATCAAACTAAGGCTGCACAACTGCTGGGCATTACCCGGTCAGCACTTATTTACCGCACTCAAAAATACAATATAAAATTAAATTAA
- the nth gene encoding endonuclease III: protein MTGQVREILKRLHAAYPHAKCGLNHRNPFELLVATILSAQCTDKRVNIITEKLFEKYPTPRHFAELTPEKLAEEIKGCGLHRNKSKAIVETCRLLVEKYQGKVPDRREALEALPGVGRKTAGVVLGVAYNQATLPVDTHVHRVAHRLGLASGKNPNTTEQELMACIDKELWQPAHHWFIAHGRETCDARRPKCNDCVLWDLCPHRLKGEK, encoded by the coding sequence TTGACAGGGCAAGTAAGAGAGATTCTTAAGCGTTTACATGCTGCCTACCCCCATGCCAAGTGCGGGTTAAATCACCGCAACCCCTTTGAGTTGCTGGTGGCCACCATACTAAGTGCCCAATGCACCGATAAAAGAGTAAATATTATCACTGAAAAACTTTTTGAGAAATACCCCACTCCCCGACACTTTGCAGAGCTAACCCCGGAAAAACTGGCAGAGGAAATAAAGGGCTGCGGTTTACACCGCAATAAAAGCAAGGCAATTGTCGAGACCTGCCGCCTGTTGGTAGAAAAATATCAAGGTAAGGTACCCGACCGGCGAGAGGCTCTGGAAGCACTGCCGGGGGTAGGGCGCAAAACAGCCGGGGTGGTGTTAGGGGTAGCTTATAATCAAGCCACACTTCCGGTGGATACCCACGTACACCGGGTAGCCCATCGTCTGGGTTTGGCCAGCGGCAAAAACCCAAATACCACCGAACAGGAATTAATGGCCTGTATTGATAAAGAATTGTGGCAACCTGCCCACCACTGGTTTATTGCCCACGGGCGGGAAACCTGTGACGCCAGGCGTCCCAAGTGCAATGATTGTGTTCTATGGGATTTATGCCCCCATCGTTTAAAAGGAGAGAAATAA
- a CDS encoding CoA-binding protein, whose translation MFLNPTENEIKNLLQEARTIAVVGLSDKPERDSHMVAKYLQEKGYRIIPVNPKLDSVLGEKAYKKVSEIPDPIDIVNVFRRSIDTPPVVEDSLAKKPKAVWLQLGIQNDEAAKIAQDNKITMIMNRCIKIDHAKLLGE comes from the coding sequence ATGTTTTTAAATCCCACCGAAAATGAAATTAAAAATTTGCTGCAAGAAGCCCGCACAATTGCTGTGGTGGGCCTTTCCGACAAACCCGAGCGCGACAGTCACATGGTAGCCAAATACCTACAGGAAAAGGGTTATAGAATTATTCCGGTAAATCCCAAGTTAGACTCGGTCTTGGGGGAAAAAGCCTATAAAAAGGTAAGCGAAATACCGGACCCCATAGATATTGTGAACGTTTTCCGCCGCAGCATTGATACACCCCCGGTGGTGGAAGACAGCCTTGCAAAAAAGCCCAAGGCAGTTTGGCTGCAGTTGGGCATACAAAACGACGAGGCTGCAAAAATAGCCCAGGACAACAAGATCACAATGATTATGAACCGATGCATTAAAATTGACCATGCAAAGTTACTGGGTGAATAG
- a CDS encoding DUF4912 domain-containing protein: METLTSWGTAALTVIAVLLVFAYMWYRYLKPQELNKLISEPNQDQFRAEFAEELTSFPVWEKKAPPPDPELPQKYNKDYLVLMARDPNWLYAYWEITATLQHNFVRKYGEANWHQSHPVLRVYDITGIDDFNGFNANHYRDIIINEDSSDWHFDVGAPDKTFCVDLGRILPDGTFILLLRSNRVNTPRANISDCIDEYWMPIEGVYPGKGTFRYGVSSPIFYEELPVNISSPEFNIRKQ, translated from the coding sequence ATGGAGACCCTAACGTCATGGGGTACGGCAGCACTGACTGTTATTGCGGTGCTGCTGGTGTTTGCTTACATGTGGTATCGCTATTTAAAACCCCAAGAACTTAATAAGCTCATTTCAGAGCCTAACCAAGATCAGTTTAGGGCGGAGTTTGCTGAAGAGCTAACATCTTTTCCTGTTTGGGAAAAAAAAGCTCCGCCCCCTGACCCGGAATTACCGCAAAAGTATAATAAAGATTATTTGGTGCTTATGGCCAGGGATCCCAACTGGCTCTATGCCTATTGGGAAATAACCGCCACCTTACAACATAACTTTGTTAGGAAATATGGTGAAGCAAATTGGCATCAATCACATCCGGTATTGCGGGTGTACGATATAACGGGAATTGATGATTTTAACGGCTTTAACGCCAATCACTATAGGGATATCATCATCAACGAGGATAGCTCTGATTGGCACTTTGATGTGGGTGCACCGGATAAAACCTTTTGTGTTGACCTGGGAAGAATACTGCCGGACGGCACCTTTATATTGCTATTGAGATCGAACCGGGTAAATACACCCAGGGCCAATATTTCTGACTGTATCGATGAATATTGGATGCCCATCGAAGGGGTTTACCCGGGGAAAGGTACATTCAGGTATGGGGTCAGTTCGCCCATATTCTATGAAGAATTGCCGGTTAATATCAGTTCACCGGAATTTAATATAAGGAAGCAGTAA
- a CDS encoding CPBP family intramembrane glutamic endopeptidase: MIETRPRWGIKEVAAVLILRIMVVFIIARVILPLFAPAPQDILSILDRLILIVLTLAFVMRFGTLEDLGLNFRPLGKNILIGLVGGVGLLGLSGAVRYIFVSVLAADINSNPLVAMAAAAATPLQLLSPLLIAGLIAPIAEEIYYRGFALPAFIERWGVVAGVIASGLFFSAVHLSTLWFVEIALVGMGLAALYYWTGSLLPGIIAHGFVNTTRLIIVYLS, from the coding sequence ATGATAGAGACCAGGCCCAGGTGGGGCATAAAAGAAGTTGCCGCCGTCCTAATTCTAAGAATTATGGTGGTTTTTATTATTGCCAGAGTCATTTTACCCCTCTTTGCCCCGGCACCACAGGATATTCTAAGTATTTTAGATCGCTTAATTTTAATTGTTCTTACCTTAGCCTTTGTGATGCGCTTTGGCACCCTAGAGGATTTAGGTTTAAATTTTAGGCCCTTGGGAAAAAACATCCTCATCGGTTTAGTCGGGGGTGTGGGTTTATTGGGGCTGTCCGGTGCAGTGCGATACATTTTTGTATCAGTATTGGCTGCAGATATAAACAGCAATCCCTTGGTAGCAATGGCTGCCGCTGCAGCCACCCCACTGCAGCTGCTTTCTCCGCTTTTGATAGCCGGATTAATTGCCCCCATCGCCGAAGAAATCTATTACCGCGGATTTGCCCTGCCGGCCTTTATTGAAAGGTGGGGGGTAGTTGCCGGTGTCATCGCCTCCGGGCTCTTTTTTTCAGCGGTACATTTAAGCACCCTTTGGTTCGTAGAAATTGCCCTGGTGGGCATGGGCCTGGCAGCCCTTTATTACTGGACCGGTTCACTGCTTCCTGGGATTATAGCCCATGGTTTTGTCAACACCACCCGGCTAATTATCGTTTACTTAAGTTAA